CTATGCCGCGGCTGATGCCTGGCCACTTCTGGGCTGTGGCAACTATGGGGATTATGAAAGCCTCATGGTCTCTGGCCGATCCACCGTATTCCCGCGCATGGTGGAACTCCCTTTGACTGTCCCGTATCCGTTGTCGATGTACGGTGATCGCATCTTTGAAAGTCAACGAGCTTTGACTCAAAAGTACTACTGAAGTCTTTAACTCACTGAGGTCATAATGCAAGTTTTTACTCTGTTTTCGAAATTCAAGAAGGCGTTAACGCGCGCCATTCTTGCCTTTATCGCCACAATCATAGTGTGCACACCCGCGCAGGCAGCTGAGGTTGTCAATGGTAAACTTCACCTGCGTTTTGCAATTGCGCCGTTGCGTCCAACGCCTAGCCAGACCATCAAAGAGTTTGAGCCGATATTCAAGTATCTCGCCGACCAGCTCGGCGCGACCTATGAAATCGTCTCCCCGGAAAGCTGGGCGGCAATATCTGTGGCAATGACAAATGGCCATGTCGATGTGGGCTGGCTCGGACCCTGGGGCTATGTCTTGTCGAATAAAAAGGCCGGCACCGAAGTGATTGCAACGGCCAAGTACCGCGGGAAGCCGTTCTACAAAGCCCTCATTGTCGGTCGCGCCGATCTGCCGATCAAAAAATGGCCCGAGGACGCGAAGGGTTTGAAGCTGTCACTCGGTGATCAGGGCAACACTTCTGGCTGGCTCATCCCGATGGCGTACTTCAAGAGCATCGGCATCGACCCTAAGAGCTATTTTGAATATCGTGAAGGTGCCACGTTTGGCCAGAACGAATCATGGATTCAGCAGGGACTGATCGACCTCGGATCCGATATGGATCGGGGCCGGAACGGGATGATCGAAGCGGGTCAAATCGATCCTTCGAAGTCCAAGATCGTGTGGGAATCCAGCAAGCTGCCGAACGACGCGATATCCGTGCCGAAGGATTTTGATCCTGCTCTGAAAGCGCGCATCACGAAAATACTGACGTCCTTGTCCGAAGAGAAAGCACAGTCGCTGATGGGCTCGGGCTATAACGGCTTCGTGAAGGCAAAGCACAGCGATTACAAGGTAATCGAAGACGCCGGCCGCATCCTGGGAAAACTATAAAGCACGAGGGGTCCGTTCTTGGATGAGGGCAGCGGACGACAAGGTGGACTGACGCACGCCAGCTCCTTGTCTCCGCTGCACGAACATACGGGCGCGCATCGCGATACCACAGAGGATGAACCAATGAATCAGCGAATCGAAGAAGTCATGCTGGCTAATGTCAAGAGGGACGTAGCCAGGAGAAAGCGGCATTTTGCAACGTCGGTCGTAGTACTCAGTTTGCTGGCAGTGGCCTGGTACGTGTGTCAGATAGAATTCCAGAAGCTAGGCGCCGGTTTACCGAGACTATGGTCATTCGTCGTGCAGATGTTTCCACCCGACCTGAGCGACCTGGACGTCATTCTAAAAGGGGCTGGCGAGACGCTCGCCATGGCGACGATTGGCACGATATTCGCCACAATCATGGCATTTCCGCTGGCACTCATGGCTGCGCGTAATACCTGTCCGAACAAGTGGACCTATCGGGTATCCCGCGCCATCCTGAACGCCAGCCGCGGCACGGAGACATTTGTCTTTGCACTTGTATTTGTAGCAGCAGTGGGCTTCGGTCCGTTCTCCGGCGTACTGGCCATTACTTTCCACATGGTAGGGGCAATCGGCAAAATGTTTGCTGAAGCCATCGAGACCGTTGACCAAGGGCCATTGGATGCGCTCGCCTTGACCGGTGCCAGCAGGGCAAAGATTATCCGCTACGGTCTGATCCCGGATGTTATGCCGCACCTGATCGCGAGCGTTCTATACATTTGGGAATTCAGTGTCAGAACGTCCACAGTACTGGGCATCGTAGGCGCAGGTGGAATTGGGCAGACCCTGAAAGATACTGTGGACTTGTTGGAATTCAACAAGATGATTACGGTACTGGCGGTTATATTGCTGATGGTGTCGGCAATCGATTTCATCAGTGACCGGCTCAGGCACTTGATATTGGACACAAAACGCGAGGGATTCGAAACTCTCCCTGCGAATAACTGATTGCTTCACATATTACTGGATGGGCGGTTCGCAATGAAAGATGTAGCGTTGCAGTTAAAGAATGTCGGTAAGTCATACGGCAATAAAGTTGTCCTGGAATCGATTGACTTCGAAGTACGTCACGGCTCAATGGTTGCCTTGCTCGGCACAAGCGGGGCAGGGAAGTCGACGCTTTTCCGATGTCTCACTGGCCTTGAGCCGATTGACTCCGGTTCTATCGTGGCGCTCGGAGAATCCATACATGAACTGTCTCCGGCGCGTCTGCGGGCAGTACGTGGCCAGATCGGGTTCGTGTTCCAACAACTGCACCTGGTGAAAAGGTTCTCAGCACTCGAGAATGTATTGGGTGCGCGTCTGGCAGAGATGCCCATTTGGCGCGTCACATTGAAAAGCTTCAGCCGGGCTGACAAAGTGCTCGCGTTCGAATGTCTGGACCGGGTCGGCATGCTCGATTATGCAAACACGCCTACGCAACTGCTGTCAGGCGGTCAGCAACAGCGTATTGCGATAGCGCGAGCCTTGGCGCAGAAGCCCAAGATTATTATTGCGGACGAACCCGTCTCCAGCCTCGATCCGCTGACGGCGCGCTCGGTTCTGCAAACGCTGAAAGCCGCGGCTACAGATCTTAATGTCGCGGTCCTGTGCAGCCTGCACCAGGTAGACCTGGCACTTGAAGTGTCTGATCGAGTCGTGGGATTGCGGGATGGGCGAATCAGTTTGAATATGGCTAACCAACCGAATGATCAAGGCATGATGCAAAAGATACGATCCATTTATCAGCAGCGTGCCGTACACAGCGACAGAGACGAGCCGTTGCAGCGGCATGTCGCGTAGTTCGTTCCTCAGAGGTCCCATGAAACCAAGAATCGTAACAACGCATCGAATCCACCCTGACACGCTGGCCCTCCTTGAGACCGCCGCTGAAGTAATTTCCAATCAGTCCGATTCAACCATGTCGCGGGAAGAGGTACTGTTGCGCACCAATGATGCGGACGGGATGATGGTGTTTATGCCGGATAGCATAGATGCGGATTTTCTATCCGCGTGCCCCAATCTGAAGGTCATCGGCGCCGCGCTTAAAGGATATGACAACTTTGATGTCGAGGCATGTACCCGCCATGGGATTTGGTTTACGATTGTTCCTGATTTGCTTACGAGTCCCACAGCTGAACTAACGATTGGCCTGTTGCTGAGCATCACACGGAATATGCTGCAAGGTGATAATTACATTCGATCACGCCAGTTCAATGGTTGGACCCCGCGGTTTTATGGCACAGGTTTGACGGGTAAAACCGCCGGCATCATTGGGACGGGAGCGGTCGGGCGGGCGGTCGCAAAGCGGCTGGCCGCCTTCGATATGCAAATTCAGTACACGGATCCGCAGCCTTTGCCGCAAGAGTCGGAAAGGGCATGGAATGCGAGCAGAACATCGCTGGACCAGCTATTGGCGACAAGCGATTTCATCATTCCCATGCTGCCGATGTCGTCAGATACCCACCACACCATAAATGCTCGGGCATTAGACCGCATGAAGCCCGGTGCGTACCTCGTCAATGCCTGTCGCGGCTCCATCGTAGATGAGCGGGCCGTGGTGCATGCGCTTCGGACGGGGCATCTGGGCGGTTACGCCGCAGACGTCTTCGAGATGGAGGAATGGGCGCGTCCCGACAGGCCGCATTCTATTCCTGACGAATTGCTTGATCCTGCTTTACCCACATTCTTTACGCCTCACCTGGGTTCGGCGGTCAAATCGGTACGGATGGAAATCGAGCGTGAAGCCGCCCTCAGTATCCTCGAAGCGTTGCAAGGGCGCATTCCACGCGGAGCGGTCAACCATGTTGGAGCGGGGAGATGACTGAGTGATTAATCTCGATCACGTTGAGAGTTTTCTGGCCGTAGTCGCAGCCGGGGGCTTCCGCGACGCCGCAAAACAACTCGACATTTCGCAGTCGACGGTGACGCAGCATATCAAGAAGCTTGAAGAGTCGCTTAAGATGGAAGTGATCGTGCGAAGCAATGCCGGTTGCAGCTTGACAGCCGAGGGTGAAACTTTTTTGCCGTATGCGCAACAGCTCGTCAACCTGGCGTGTAAAGCCGGAACTCTATTTGAAAAGAAAGATGAAATCACGATTGGTGCGAGTTCTAACACGGGCATATACTTGCTTCAGCCATATATAAAAGAGTTTGAAGAGCGAACGCCATTTTCAGTCAAGGTGGTCATCGATAGAAACGAGGCGATAGCGCGGACCATAGAGAATTACGACCTGGACATCGCTGTCGTCGAAAGATGGGACGAGCGCCCGGGATTCGCTGCCAAGCTGTGGCGACGAGAAGAGCTGGTACTTATCGTACCGCTGGGGCATCCGTGGGCGGGCATGCGGAGTGTTGGGCCGAACCAGCTTGAAAACCAAGTCTTGATCGGAGGCGAGGCGGGCTCGGGCACCGGACGGGTCCTTCGGCAGTATCTCGGTACACGGGCAAATACGCTGAGTGTTTCCTTGCAACTGGGCAGTACCGCCGCTGTAAAAAGTGCTGTGCAGGCAGGACTGGGGATATCAGTCGTGATGAAAGCGTCCGTCGAGAACGAGTCCCGACTTGTCTTGTTTTCAACGGTTCCCTTTGAGGGCGATCCGCCCCGGAAGGAGATCTACATCGTGTTTCGGAATGGCATGCTGAAGCATCCGTCCATCGCTGCTTTCGTCGACATACTTTTGAGCCGTCCGCACTAAATCGGCTTGTGAGCTCGGCTTGTAATGCCGCCGCCGACCCTGGGCGCCGAAGTTCGGGCTGTGGCGTCGCCACACCGATTCTTTCCACGGCAGCTTCGGCTACGACGGAGTGAAAGATATGGGCGAGGGCAACAAACAAAATAGCCAGTCAAACGACTGGCTCTTGAAATTTTGAGGACAAAACCTTTGAAGTCTAGCCTCTCATCCCGATAAAGTGACCTGCTCCGTTTTTTCATACCACCGCCATTTGGGAAATGGCATGGATTGATAAACAGTTCCTCAAGCTTTGGGCCATTTGCAACGGCGTCAGGTAGCCCAAGCTGGAATGCGGTCGTACCTCGTTGTAATGGCGCCGCCAATCCGCGATGACGATTCTGGCCTCGATCCGGTTGCGAAACCATTCCAGACTGAAGCACTCGTCACGCAGTTTGCCATTGAAACTTTCGGTGGTGCCGTGCTGCCATGGCTTGCCCATAGCGGGGATACCGAAAAGCTAACTCCTTCAGCAGAAGTTTGCCTGCCGGAGCCTCTCTTCGCTGTGAGATGGTATCGGTTGCGCAGGTACAGATTAGACGGTATTGAGCTGGTACTGTGCAGGGCCATAGACCGACGCCCGCATCGCCCCATACAAGCTTATTAATAACTCGTAATCTCGCAGTAAGGTCAACTACAACTTGGCAGCCTTTCGGACAACTCCGAGTTTAGTTTGATCTCGGTGAACTCTTGGCGGCGGTTGGCTCAGCAACTGGGCATCCCGAGTTCGACACCAAAACGTCAATTTTTCGGTTTTTGCGAAGCCTCCTTCATATGAATCAACAACTTACGTGCGCCTGCGCGAAGGTTTTGTAGTGGCAACTTTGAAGTTTATTTGTGGCGCAATGGCCGCGTCGTTGCGCTACACTCAATGTAATAACTCTGCGGCAACGACGCGCTGCCGCAGAAATATCCTCCGTCACCTACGATCCGACCGCTTTGAAGGCTCAAAAACCCAGTTTCGACCCCAAATAACCCCTTCTGTAGTGGCACGTTGATAAGGTCACCCTAGTCAAATCAATCACTTACAGCATTTGGTGTCGAACTCGGGGGGCATCCAGGCCCCGGTTGCTAGCGTTGTAAGCCCACACAACAAACTGCTCCAGCAGTCTTTCGTTCTCGACCTTAAGCCGGGCATTTTCGGCCTCAATACGCTCAAGACGTTCTAAAAGCGCCTGTGCTTCTGTAGCTCCCAAGCCAAGGGAGCTTTTTGACCGAGCATTTGGAAGCCCTGCAACGCGGCTCTTCGTTAATTGGAAGGCCTGCTTTATGCGAACCCGCTGATTTAGGGCTTGTCTTGTGTATCGGGCGTTAAGTCGTTGCTCGACAATCTCAATGAGTAATTCCCAAGTAAGCTTCCCCTCCCAGCCGTCGAGAATGCTAACTATGGCTTCTATATCCTGGTCTTCCAAGTTACGTGCTCGAACTTTCGGCCTATTTCTAGCCATCATTTTTCTCCA
The Aquabacterium sp. A3 DNA segment above includes these coding regions:
- a CDS encoding phosphonate dehydrogenase, which codes for MKPRIVTTHRIHPDTLALLETAAEVISNQSDSTMSREEVLLRTNDADGMMVFMPDSIDADFLSACPNLKVIGAALKGYDNFDVEACTRHGIWFTIVPDLLTSPTAELTIGLLLSITRNMLQGDNYIRSRQFNGWTPRFYGTGLTGKTAGIIGTGAVGRAVAKRLAAFDMQIQYTDPQPLPQESERAWNASRTSLDQLLATSDFIIPMLPMSSDTHHTINARALDRMKPGAYLVNACRGSIVDERAVVHALRTGHLGGYAADVFEMEEWARPDRPHSIPDELLDPALPTFFTPHLGSAVKSVRMEIEREAALSILEALQGRIPRGAVNHVGAGR
- a CDS encoding LysR family transcriptional regulator, giving the protein MINLDHVESFLAVVAAGGFRDAAKQLDISQSTVTQHIKKLEESLKMEVIVRSNAGCSLTAEGETFLPYAQQLVNLACKAGTLFEKKDEITIGASSNTGIYLLQPYIKEFEERTPFSVKVVIDRNEAIARTIENYDLDIAVVERWDERPGFAAKLWRREELVLIVPLGHPWAGMRSVGPNQLENQVLIGGEAGSGTGRVLRQYLGTRANTLSVSLQLGSTAAVKSAVQAGLGISVVMKASVENESRLVLFSTVPFEGDPPRKEIYIVFRNGMLKHPSIAAFVDILLSRPH
- a CDS encoding phosphate/phosphite/phosphonate ABC transporter substrate-binding protein codes for the protein MQVFTLFSKFKKALTRAILAFIATIIVCTPAQAAEVVNGKLHLRFAIAPLRPTPSQTIKEFEPIFKYLADQLGATYEIVSPESWAAISVAMTNGHVDVGWLGPWGYVLSNKKAGTEVIATAKYRGKPFYKALIVGRADLPIKKWPEDAKGLKLSLGDQGNTSGWLIPMAYFKSIGIDPKSYFEYREGATFGQNESWIQQGLIDLGSDMDRGRNGMIEAGQIDPSKSKIVWESSKLPNDAISVPKDFDPALKARITKILTSLSEEKAQSLMGSGYNGFVKAKHSDYKVIEDAGRILGKL
- the phnE gene encoding phosphonate ABC transporter, permease protein PhnE is translated as MNQRIEEVMLANVKRDVARRKRHFATSVVVLSLLAVAWYVCQIEFQKLGAGLPRLWSFVVQMFPPDLSDLDVILKGAGETLAMATIGTIFATIMAFPLALMAARNTCPNKWTYRVSRAILNASRGTETFVFALVFVAAVGFGPFSGVLAITFHMVGAIGKMFAEAIETVDQGPLDALALTGASRAKIIRYGLIPDVMPHLIASVLYIWEFSVRTSTVLGIVGAGGIGQTLKDTVDLLEFNKMITVLAVILLMVSAIDFISDRLRHLILDTKREGFETLPANN
- the phnC gene encoding phosphonate ABC transporter ATP-binding protein, which produces MKDVALQLKNVGKSYGNKVVLESIDFEVRHGSMVALLGTSGAGKSTLFRCLTGLEPIDSGSIVALGESIHELSPARLRAVRGQIGFVFQQLHLVKRFSALENVLGARLAEMPIWRVTLKSFSRADKVLAFECLDRVGMLDYANTPTQLLSGGQQQRIAIARALAQKPKIIIADEPVSSLDPLTARSVLQTLKAAATDLNVAVLCSLHQVDLALEVSDRVVGLRDGRISLNMANQPNDQGMMQKIRSIYQQRAVHSDRDEPLQRHVA